A window of Carassius carassius chromosome 44, fCarCar2.1, whole genome shotgun sequence contains these coding sequences:
- the LOC132126552 gene encoding GTP-binding protein Di-Ras1-like: MPEQSNDYRVVVFGAGGVGKSSLVLRFVKGTFRDTYIPTVEDTYRQVISCDKSVCTLEITDTTGSHQFPAMQRLSISKGHAFILVYSITSRQSLEELKPIYQQVLAIKGNVENIPIMLVGNKSDETQREVETKEGEAQANIWKCAFMETSAKTNTNVKELFQELLNLDKKRDMSLNMRTSKQRRADKLKAKCSVM; the protein is encoded by the coding sequence ATGCCAGAGCAGAGTAACGATTACCGGGTGGTGGTGTTTGGAGCAGGGGGAGTGGGCAAGAGCTCCTTGGTTCTGCGCTTCGTTAAAGGCACCTTCAGGGACACCTACATCCCGACGGTGGAGGACACGTACCGGCAGGTCATCAGCTGCGACAAGAGTGTATGCACTCTGGAGATCACTGACACCACTGGCAGCCACCAGTTCCCTGCTATGCAGCGTCTGTCCATCTCCAAAGGCCATGCCTTCATCCTGGTCTACTCCATCACCAGCAGGCAGTCGCTGGAGGAGCTGAAGCCTATCTACCAGCAAGTGCTGGCCATCAAAGGTAACGTGGAGAACATCCCCATCATGCTTGTCGGCAACAAGAGCGACGAGACCCAGCGCGAGGTGGAGACCAAGGAGGGCGAAGCTCAGGCAAACATCTGGAAATGCGCGTTCATGGAAACATCAGCCAAGACCAACACCAACGTGAAGGAGCTTTTTCAGGAGCTACTGAACCTGGATAAGAAGCGTGATATGAGTCTGAACATGCGCACCAGCAAGCAGAGACGTGCAGACAAGCTGAAGGCCAAGTGTAGTGTGATGTAG